Below is a window of Moorella thermoacetica DNA.
AACACTAATGTACCTGCAGGAGATGATCCGCATGCATGCCAAGGACAAAATAATCGTCGCCCTGGATGTTCCCGACCTGGCTGCCGGGGAAAAGCTGGTGGACCGGCTTTCCCCCTACGCCGGCATGTTTAAAGTCGGCCTGGAGTTTTTCACCGCCGCCGGGCCGGCGGCCGTCCGGATGGTAAAGGAGCGTGGTGGCCGGGTATTTGCCGACCTGAAGTTCCACGACATCCCCAACACCGTGGCCGGAGCGGCGCGGGCCCTGGTGCGCCTGGGCGTGGATATGCTCAACGTTCACGCCGCCGGCGGCAAGGCCATGCTGCAGGCTGCCGCCGCCGCCGTCCGGGAGGAGGCCGCGGCCTTAAACCGCCCGGCGCCGGTAATAATCGCGGTCACTGTT
It encodes the following:
- the pyrF gene encoding orotidine-5'-phosphate decarboxylase; amino-acid sequence: MYLQEMIRMHAKDKIIVALDVPDLAAGEKLVDRLSPYAGMFKVGLEFFTAAGPAAVRMVKERGGRVFADLKFHDIPNTVAGAARALVRLGVDMLNVHAAGGKAMLQAAAAAVREEAAALNRPAPVIIAVTVLTSLDREALRCEVGIEREVEEQVARWALLAREAGLDGVVASPREIRAIREACGPEFVIVTPGVRPAGSDRGDQRRVMTPAEALREGASYLVIGRPITAAPDPVAAARAIAAEIEMVK